Below is a window of Candidatus Kapaibacterium sp. DNA.
AACGAATATTCGGGGTTCGATGCGTTTTTTGTCTTCTTGGAAATCAAATTCGTCCTCACATTCCCACATCAACCGCTCCATGTTGTAGAAGGTGTTGTAGTAGGTGGTGAAGTCAGAAAAGTTCGATACCTTAGAGCACGATGCGATTAGAAGCACCATCATTAGTGCAAGAGGTATGTGCAGATATTGACGAATTTTCATGTTTTATTTGTATTCCTGAATAAGAACATTATTCAAATATATTAAAAGCATTACAAATCGAAAAACATTTTCCGATAAATGTATAAACGGATTAAGGAGGAGAATGTTTCTATATGTCCGTTATTATTACTGTCCAATGAGTTTTGTTTTGTTATCGGCAAGTTTTTGTTTGATATAGGCTTTCAATTCGTCAAAAGTCATATTCTGAGTTTCAGAACTAATTTTGGTCCTGATTTCCCTCATCATTTTTACAGCATCAAACTGTTTCTCTTTTTTAGTCGTTTCCATAATTTACTAAGTCTTTAGGGCTTCTAATTTCAATCATTGAATAACCAAGTCGTAAATTCACAGAATTGTAGCCCTTAATTCTGTCAAGATTTACTATATGTTTAAAATTCCAACTTGCTAAAACATCCACTTTATGAATGGTCGCTAAAGCTATATGACGGCAGTCTTCCAAACTTGTTACACCAACTACTTTTTTGTCAATATATGCATCCGCTAGTTTTATAGCTTCTTCGGTCAGTTCCACTCTTTGAAATTTATCTGCCGAGTATTTTAATAGGTGTTCTCTTACTATTTTTGGTGCGTTAATTAATTCAAGGTCAAGTAAGTCGGAAATCACAAAAATAATTTCTTTGTTGTCGAGTCGCTCAAATAGCTTTATGGTCGCCTCTTTGAATTCTTCGTCAAAGTAACCGCCAACTACTGAAGTGTCTATGTATATTCTCTGTTTCATTTGTTTTCTGTCGTGTATTTTTGGGTTTTATTTTATATACCCAAAAATCCTGACCCGATTTCATTGCTTAGAAAAGAAATTTGGCGTCGTGTTTTCCCAAGAAAGAATTAGTTCGTTTTTTTAAATTTTAAAAAAGTTAAGATGAAATTGTTCATAATGCAAGAGATAGTATCCCTTTGGTAACGTAGAAATGTTTATCTCCTGATAGAATTCACCACCTAACATAACTTGTCCAAGAATATTTGTAATCGTAAATTTTCGTTGTCGCATCACAATATCTGAAACTGTTATGATTTCACTTGCAGGATTTGGATAGATGCGAGGGGATATTTCACTTTTTTTTCTGAGTACTTCTTCTACATTTGATGGCAATAGCACTCCACCTTCATTGTAAACTTCAAGAACATATTCATTGCCAGCAGCTTCATTTATATTAATTATCCATTTGTTATTATATTTATCAACTGATATTGAACGAACATCATTGGCTGTTAAGCCCGAATTTGAACTATTCAAGTTTGTCCAATTTTCACCATCGAATCTATATAATCCGCTGTAATAACTTCCTGTCCATATTATATCATTACTGTCAATGGCAAGCGCTACAAATTGGTGGTCAGAAATTTCCGAATTATGCTTATCATAGATAGACCAGACATCCCCATCATAAATAATCAATCCACCTAATGAATCGGATTGTCGAATTCCGGCAACAAACCACTTGTTTCCTTTAGAATCAATATCAATATCCCATGACCAATTGATACTTGTAATACCTGTATTTTCACCGTTATAAGGGGTAAACTCACCATTATTAAACTTGGCAATTATGTATGGGGAATAATGATTTATTACCCAGATTGAACCGTCTTTATCAATCGCCAAACGATAAATATATCCGTTGGTTTCAAGATGTTCAAAATGGTAAACCTCCCAATCAGTACCGTCATATTTTGCAAGTCCTTGTCTTGTAGCACACCAAATATTATTATTATTATCAACGGCTAAATCATAAACTCTGCTATCAGGAAGCCCCGAATTGCTTGAAGTAAAATTTTCAAGATTGCCATTTGAGTATTTGTAAATCCCATTGAATCTGGTTGACATCCAAATATTTTTCTCTTTATCATGTACAATGCCACTTACAGCAGAAATATGTGCTATTGTATCAATTTCTAAGTTTTCTAAATTGATTCTAATAACTCTATTATAGTCCTCAGTCAAATATATACTATTGTCAATTGCTGTAATTTCATCCGGATCCAGTATATCATGAAAATACATCCATTCAGGATTTTGGGACTTCATTTCCGGTGTGAATATAGATAAAAGACTTATCATGAAAATGATACAGATGTTTAGTATGCTTTTTTTCATATAAATACTCCCTAAAAAACTTTATAAAAATGTGGCACAATCCCAAACGGAATTTCCACTGTTCATACACTAAACACTATTCTATTTGTGTAAAGCCCTGTTTTTTAAACATAAATAATTTTTGCAAATCAACCAAATTTAAGCAAAAAAAAGCGGCTGCCCTTTTGGGACAGCCACTTTCACTAATTATAAATCCAAGTTTACACTCTCTCAGCTGCTTTGATTTCGTTCAATATCTGTGATACTTGTTGCGAAACGACGTTGCTGTAAACGCGGTCGTTGATTGTAACTACCGGAGCCAATGCACAAACACCGATACAACGAGTGCCTTCGAGCGAGAATAGCCCGTCTGAGGTTGTTTCGCCCATATCAATACCCAATTCGCTCTTGAAAGATGTCAAGACGCTATCTGCACCTTTGACGAAACATGCTGTCCCCATGCAAACGGAAATGGCAAATTGCCCTCTCGGTTTGAGTCTGAAGTAATGGTAGAATGTTGCAACTCCGTAAACGTTGGCTGTTGGCACTTGCAATAGATGCGCTACTTCGTCCAAATGTATTTCCGACAAGAATCCGTAAATCCCTTGGACTTTGTGCAAAATTGCAATCAAATATGATTCGGGATGTTCTTTGACCAAACATTCGTTGATATAGTCAACGATTTCATCACTTAGCGTATATTTTTTATTTGTACACATTATTTTATCCCCTTCGGCGATTTTTCTGAATAAGTTGTATGTAAAAGTTCGTGTGCAATATGGCTACCGGGCGCTTCTAAGAACTCCTTGTATAGCTCAAGAATTGCAGGGTTCTCGTGTGATTTGCGTAATGTTTTCGCTTCGTCAATCGAATATAGTGCTTGTTGGCGCTTTTTGACAAGGTCTTTATCCAATGGATAAATGAATTTGTTGACATGCGGAATCGGTTGACCGCCACCGTTGACGCATCCACCTGGGCAAGCCATGATTTCAATCAAATGGAATTGCTTTTCGCCCGATTTGACTTTTTCCAAGATTATCTTTGCGTTATTCAATCCGTTTGCCACAGCAACGTTGACCAAAGTTCCCTTAATGTCAATTGTCGCTTCTCGCAAACCTTCAACTGCTCTGACTTCGGTGAATGTTAAGTTTTCGATTGATTCGCCTGTGATTTTTTCGTAAGCTGTACGCAAAGCGGCTTCCATAACGCCGCCTGTTGCTCCGAAAATGTCACCTGCACCGGATGAAGTCCCTAATGGAACATCGAACTCATCTTCGTGCAATTTTACGAAATCAATTCCGTATGCTTTAATCATCCATATTAGCTCGCGAGTGGTTATCACAGCGTCTGTGTATGGGTAACCGTTTGGCGAAAAATGCTCGGGGCGTGTAGCTTCAAACTTTTTGGCTACACATGGCATTACCGCGACTACATAAATGTCTTTCGGGTCTCTATGAGTCTTTTCGGCATAATATGTTTTTGCTAATGTCGAAAGCATTTGCATCGGAGATTTGCAAGATGATACATTTGGCAATAGTTCAGGATAAAAATGTTCTACAAAATTTATCCATCCCGGCGAGCAAGATGTAATCATCGGCAAATTTTCGCCGCTTTTCAATCTTTCCATGAGTTCATGTGATTCTTCAATAATAGTCAAATCCGCTGTGAAATCAGTATCAAATACTGCATCAAATCCTAATCTGCGAAGTGCTGCGACTGTTTTGCCTGTCCAGCTTGTAGAATACGGCATGTCCCAACCCTCGCCGATAGCAGACCTAATAGCCGGTGCAGTCTGAACCACAACAAATTTGCTTGGGTCATTGATTGCTTCCCACACTTTGTCAGTTTCATCGCGCTCGATGAAAGCAGCCGTTGGGCAAACATTGATACATTGTCCGCATTTGATACAAACAGATTCATCCATGGGAGCCATAAAAGCCGGAGACACAACGGTTTTTACGCCTCTAAACATTTGGCTCAAATTATGAACACCTTGAACTTCGGAACATACTCGAACGCATCTTTTGCATAAGATACATTTTTCGGCATCACGAAGCACCGAAACGTTAGAATCATCAAATTTGAATTCTTTTCTCCAACCTTCGAACAAGCGTTCTCGGACACCTAATTTATACGATAAATTTTGTAATTCGCAATTGCCGTCACGTTCGCAAGTCAAGCAATTTTTTGGGTGATTGTCTAATAATAACTCGACCAAATCTCTGCGAGTTTCGCGGAGGCTTGGGCTGTTAGTTGTGATAATCATTCCGTCTTGAAGCTTAGTAGCACAAGCCGGTAAGTGATTATTATAGCCTTCTACATCAACAACGCAAATTCTGCAAGCGCCTTCAGTCGAGAGTACCGGGTGAAAGCACAATCTCGGAACGTGTGAGCCAATACTGTCAGCGGCTTCCATTATGGTTTTGCCTTCTTCAACCGATACCGATAATCCGTCAATAACTGCATTTATATATTTCATTTCATTTTCCTTCTTAATTATATTTTTTGAATAGCATCAAACTTGCATACATTAAAGCATTCGCCGCATTTTATACATTGTGATTGTATGATTTCGTGCACTTGCTTACGTCCACCTGTGATGCAAAGCACCGGGCAACGTCGGGCACACAAAGTACAGCCTGTACATTTATCCGCTATAACGTGATAGCTAATAAGTTTCGAGCATTTTTGTGTTGGGCATCTATGTTCTTTAATATGTATTTCAAATTCTTCACGGAAATTTTCGATAGCACTCAATACGGGATTTGGAGCAGATTGCCCGAGCCCGCAAAGAGATGTTTTCTTAATCATATTTCCGAGACGATACAATTTATCCAAATCTGCCATGACGGCATGTCCTGAGGTAATGCGCTCTAAGATTTCGAGCATTCTAAGCGTACCTTCGCGGCATGGGAGACACTTTCCGCATGATTCATCTTGAGTGAATTCGAGGAAAAATCTTGCAGTTTGAACCATACAGTCAGTATGGTCTAACACTATCATACCACCGGAACCCATCATAGAGCCGACTTCTTTTAGTGATTCATAGTCAATCGGTGTATCAATAAGATGCTCGGGAATACAACCACCTGATGGACCACCGGTTTGAACGGCTTTGAAATCGTTATCGCCAAATACGCCGCCGCCAATATCGAATATTACTTCTCTAAGTGTGGTTCCCATTGGAACTTCAATCAATCCGGTATTCTTAACTTTGCCCGCAAGAGCAAAAACTTTAGTTCCTTTGCTTCCGGCTGTACCGATTCTGTTGAACCATTCAGCGCCATATATAATAATAGGAGGGATATTTGCCCAAGTTTCGACATTGTTAATACAAGTCGGGTGTCCCCATAAGCCCGAAAGTGACGGGTATGGAGGGCGAATTCTCGGTTGACCTCTTAATCCTTCGATTGAGTGAATCAATGCAGTTTCCTCGCCACAAACAAATGCACCTGCACCAAGTCTGATTTCCAAATCGAAATCAAATCCCGAGCCTAAGATGTTTTTACCCAAAAATCCATATTCTCTCGCAATTTTGATTGCATTTTCAATTCTTGCAATTGCAAGCGGATATTCAGCTCTAATATAAAGGTAACCTTTGCTTGCTCCCATGGAAAAAGCACCGATTGTCATACCTTCAATAATCGAGAATGGGTCACCTTCGAGTGCACTTCTATCCATGAATGCTCCCGGGTCGCCTTCGTCAGCATTGCAAATCACATATTTAATCGGGTCTTGCTTCAATGTACGCGTATTGCGCCATTTTGCACCGACCGGAAATCCGCCGCCGCCTCTGCCACGCAGCCCGGATTCCAAAATTTCGGTTATAATCCATTCAGGGTCATTCTTTTCGAGTATTAAGGCAAGTGCCTTATATCCTTGTGCATGGATGTAATCTGTGATATTTTCAGGGTCAATTATGCCGCAATTGCGTAGCGTAATGCGTGATTGCTTGTTAAAAAATGAAACGTCACCGTAGAATTTCATGTATTCTTCGGTCAATTTTTCAGTATGAATGAGGTGTTTCTGGCTGATACTTTTGTCAATGATATGCTCTTTGATTATTTCATCCATTTCATCTACAGTTTCATATCTGTAAATCACATTTTCAGGGAAAACTATCATAATAGCATGTTGGTCATCATCTTCAAATCGAGATAAACCAATATTGCCGCCTTTCAAAACCCTGACGCGTTCATTGCTTATGCCGTGATGTGCTAAGCGTTCTTGGAATAATTCACTTAATTCTAAGTGGTCGGGTCTTTTTTCGTAATTCGTTTCACAAAAGGTTATAATGTGTTCGTAAATTATATTTGTGTTTTTGTCTAACATAAGCGAAACAACCGGAGTACCACCTAATACGTGGCTCTGAAAAATTTCTGCTACCTTGTCAACTGTTACTTGCTTGTACTTTACCGGAAAATTATCAGGTGCAAACACACCAACTATTGGTTCTTGTGAACATCTACCAGTGCATCCTGTTTGTTTGATGACGATATTATCTCTTCCGGAAGCATTGATAAGCTTTTGGAATTCAAATTTTACTGCTTCTGCTCCTGCAGCATTTTCACATGTTGCAGACCCAACTTGAATTACGGTAATACCGGTAGATTTCACATCAGTAGAGGCATAGTCGAGTGTCTCTTTGATTTTGCCATATTTTTTTAGAATTTCAGGCATGTTATCCTCTAATCATAATCTTAATATATTTTTAATAAATTCACGTATAATGATAATAAAATCACATAAAACTAAATATCATACTACAAAAATAGCGAAATGAAGTAATATAAAAAAGCAAAATCGTACAGAAGGAGCTATTTAATGCAGTTTATTGTTACATAAAATTAATATTTGTAGTGACTAAATTGTTGTAATAAAACTTATTCAATTTTATACATTATTATATGTGCCAAAGTCAGGCATTTAAGTTTTTTTATTAGTTTTGCTATTATTATTTTGTTGGAGTTTTCATAATGAAAGTTGGATTTGGTTACGATGTTCACAAACTAGCACCAAACGAATCATTTATACTGGGCGGAATCCCAATCGAGTCCGAAATAGGCACCGTTGCCCATAGTGATGGCGATGTGCTCGCTCATGCTATTATTGATGCAATACTTGGTGCTGCCGGTCTCGGTGATATTGGCGACCATTTCCCCGATACAGACACGAAGTACAAGGATTGCGATAGTATGGAATTACTCGCAAAATGTGTAGAATTGATTCGTACAAAAAATTATGCTATCGGCAACATTGACGCTACTATCAATCTCGAAAAGCCAAAGCTATACTTATATAAAGAAGCTATGAAAAATAGTGTTGCGAAGGTTTGCGAGATTGAACCGGCGAATATAAACATCAAAGCAACAACAAATGAAAAGATGGGTTTCGTTGGGCGAAATGAAGGAATTGCCGTATATTGCGTTTGTTTGATAATCGAACGTAGCTAACTTAAAATGAAGATGTATTACTTTATCATATTTTTGCTTTTATCAGCTAATTCGGTCTATTCAAATGACCGGATTTATCCTTTTAAGCTGGAAATTGGTGAGTTTTACCAATCAAGCGAACTAATTTCAAATGCTAATGGAGATTCAACTTCCGTTACTTTTCAAATCAAGTCTGATTTTGCCGAAGCTGACGAGATGATTTCCGTCTTGAAAAGTGCCGACAAATCTGAGTCACAAAGTATCACTCTCCAAAATCGTAGAATTATGAACAAAAAGTTGCTCGACGAGCATCTTTTTATGCTGACTATCTCCGATTTCCAATTCTCCTTAGTCATTATGAACAGCAATTTGGAATTTAATATTTATCCGATTTTTGATTTGCGAGAGGGCATTCAGTCTCAATTTAATACTGAAATTCTCGGGAAAATTGATGATGATTTGCTTTTTGTTTTTGCAGGGAGATTGTATCGTTTCAATTTGGGTTTAAATTCATTATCAAAAATTGAATCAGAAAGTGAATTCACTCAATCTTTTATATTATCTCCAAATGTACAAAATATTGAAATAGTAGGCGTAGTCAAAGAGCGAAACAGCGCCGATGCTCTTTACATCACCGGCACTGAAATACTTCAGTCGCGAAATAAGTTTGTTTCATTCGACGAAAATTTAGTTCTCAACAATAATCATCACCTTTATTTTATCAGCTCTGAGCATAATTCCAATCAAACTTTCATCCAATCCGTTGCTTTAGAATCTTTTGCGGCACTATCTGCATTTTGGGTGAATACTTCTATGCGGCTGCTAAATTTCAATTTTGATGAAGAGAATCTTCAAGTGACTTACGTTACGAACCAATCGGACAAATATGAATTTGTGATTTCAACAATCAATACCAATAATAATCTTACGGAAATTTCGCGAATCGAATTGCCAAGTTATATGTTATTCCCACGAGCTTTATTGAAAAGCCTTGATTCATATGTAGTACTTTTTGCGAATGGAATTGTAATGATTGATTCTTACGGAAAAATTATTTCAGTTGCCACATTCAATATCAAATTTCCTGAAAACGAGGAACTTCAACTTTATGATTACGGCAATCATTTCATAATTTCATCCAATTCACTATCGGTTGCTTTCAATATTAAAGAAAATAATTTATGGCTGTTCAATCGCGTTGTCGAAGGTGTGAAAGAATATCTTGTCGCTTTTTTGTTCATATTAACATTGATAATATTTGTACAATTATACAGGCATCAGCGCCGACTATTCCGCGAAATGATTGATTTGCCGGGTATCGGATTTATGATTTTTATTGACAAAAATGGCAAATTGGTATTATACAACGCTATGGCAAGGGATATACTTGGCATTACGAAAGCTACGCCTAAGAAAAAATATTTCGAATTCTATTTCAAAAATGAAAGCTATAAAGAGATTTCGAGTTTGCTGAATAGCAGCTTCGAATCTCGAAGCAACCTAACTGAACGCATTAACATCGAAATTGGCGCTGATTCTCGGGAATGGATGTGTAAGACGATTATTTTACGAAATATAGCCGGAAGATTCCGTGGCGTATTTTTCACAGGCGTTGACATCACTGAGCAACTACAACGCAAGAGGATTTCGAATTGGGCGCAAATTGCTCACGATATGCAAACGAATCTTTCGACCATAAAACTGAATGCGGAGCAAATCGAATGTGATGATTTCCCCGATATGGTCAAAAAGAAGACTCGGATTCTGCACCAAGTCAAGCTCTTGATTCATAGAGTTCGTGATATAGTAACTGTGGGTAGAAGCGACAAAGTCGATTACTCGAAGCACGACATAAATGTCATTTGCAACGAAGTTTTGAGCGAGTTCGATGATACAATGTTTCCAAATGTAACAATCGAAAATCACACTCCATCTATCATGTTTTATTGTGATAAAGCAAAAATCATCAGGGCAATTCGCAATGCAATCGAAAATTCTATCAAGGCTACCGATAGCAGAAATGGATTGATACAAATTAATGCAATTCGAATTAATGCAAATGTCGAAATCAGTATCAAAGACAATGGCAAAGGAATGACACCCGAAACTTTAGCAAAAATGATGATTCCATATTTCACCACAGGACGGAAAACAGGCGGAAGTGGCATCGGTACTATGATTATGCAACATGTTGTCGAATTGCATGGTGGAAAGCTCGAAATTAATTCCGAAATTGGAGTCGGGACTGAATGCAAGTTCATTTTCCCGATAATTCCCCCCAAAACATTACTAAAGCTAAATGAAAGAACAGATTAAGCCAAATATTATCGGTCACAGAGTCGCAGCGATTGATTTCGGTTTGAAACGAGTCGGACTTGCATATTGCGACGAACTCCATATCAGCATCACACCTTCGGATACTCTTGATTATACTTCGCCCAAATTTTGGGAGCTTTTGACTTCAAAACTTGCTGAATTGAAAATTAAGCATATTGTAGTTGGTGTTCCTGTTTGGCATACTCAAAATGAAAAATTCAGCAAAAAGTTATCGAACTTCATAAACAAATTGTCACAAAATACTGACTTTGACGTCTCTACGATTGATGAATCTTTTACTTCACAAAGAGCTACAGAAACTATGATTGAAATCGGAAAAAAGAAAAGCACTCGCAGTGAGAAAGGACAAAAAGATAAAATTGCTGCTGCTTTAATTTTACGAGATTTTCTGGATGAATACGGAGCATAATAATGAAACTTATAATAAGCATAATATCAATAATATTTTTATTCCAACTGCATATCAATGCCCAGGGTTTTTCCGATAGGAGCACATACTATTCATACGGTACGAAAATGTATGCTGAATCATTCTATCAACCTATCGCAGGCAATGATTCGATTGAAATAACATTGATGTTCAAAATCGTTCATCATACTCTTAGCTTCGTCAAAGCAACTGAGAGCGATAGAGAGAATCAATTTTCTGCTACTCCTTCAATTGAAATAATCATGAAGGATTCTGATGGTATTATCAGAAACAGAATCCGATGGAAAGATACCATATATGTAAATCGTTATGAGGATACCGAATCGAAGGATAAATTTGCTGTCGGCTTTGTGCTATTCAACATGATGCCCGGAATTTATAACACTCAGATTACATTATTAGATGCCTATGACAAA
It encodes the following:
- a CDS encoding 4Fe-4S binding protein, with protein sequence MKFYGDVSFFNKQSRITLRNCGIIDPENITDYIHAQGYKALALILEKNDPEWIITEILESGLRGRGGGGFPVGAKWRNTRTLKQDPIKYVICNADEGDPGAFMDRSALEGDPFSIIEGMTIGAFSMGASKGYLYIRAEYPLAIARIENAIKIAREYGFLGKNILGSGFDFDLEIRLGAGAFVCGEETALIHSIEGLRGQPRIRPPYPSLSGLWGHPTCINNVETWANIPPIIIYGAEWFNRIGTAGSKGTKVFALAGKVKNTGLIEVPMGTTLREVIFDIGGGVFGDNDFKAVQTGGPSGGCIPEHLIDTPIDYESLKEVGSMMGSGGMIVLDHTDCMVQTARFFLEFTQDESCGKCLPCREGTLRMLEILERITSGHAVMADLDKLYRLGNMIKKTSLCGLGQSAPNPVLSAIENFREEFEIHIKEHRCPTQKCSKLISYHVIADKCTGCTLCARRCPVLCITGGRKQVHEIIQSQCIKCGECFNVCKFDAIQKI
- a CDS encoding PIN domain-containing protein produces the protein MKQRIYIDTSVVGGYFDEEFKEATIKLFERLDNKEIIFVISDLLDLELINAPKIVREHLLKYSADKFQRVELTEEAIKLADAYIDKKVVGVTSLEDCRHIALATIHKVDVLASWNFKHIVNLDRIKGYNSVNLRLGYSMIEIRSPKDLVNYGND
- the ruvX gene encoding Holliday junction resolvase RuvX: MKEQIKPNIIGHRVAAIDFGLKRVGLAYCDELHISITPSDTLDYTSPKFWELLTSKLAELKIKHIVVGVPVWHTQNEKFSKKLSNFINKLSQNTDFDVSTIDESFTSQRATETMIEIGKKKSTRSEKGQKDKIAAALILRDFLDEYGA
- a CDS encoding T9SS type A sorting domain-containing protein — translated: MKKSILNICIIFMISLLSIFTPEMKSQNPEWMYFHDILDPDEITAIDNSIYLTEDYNRVIRINLENLEIDTIAHISAVSGIVHDKEKNIWMSTRFNGIYKYSNGNLENFTSSNSGLPDSRVYDLAVDNNNNIWCATRQGLAKYDGTDWEVYHFEHLETNGYIYRLAIDKDGSIWVINHYSPYIIAKFNNGEFTPYNGENTGITSINWSWDIDIDSKGNKWFVAGIRQSDSLGGLIIYDGDVWSIYDKHNSEISDHQFVALAIDSNDIIWTGSYYSGLYRFDGENWTNLNSSNSGLTANDVRSISVDKYNNKWIININEAAGNEYVLEVYNEGGVLLPSNVEEVLRKKSEISPRIYPNPASEIITVSDIVMRQRKFTITNILGQVMLGGEFYQEINISTLPKGYYLLHYEQFHLNFFKI
- a CDS encoding NADH-dependent [FeFe] hydrogenase, group A6, producing MKYINAVIDGLSVSVEEGKTIMEAADSIGSHVPRLCFHPVLSTEGACRICVVDVEGYNNHLPACATKLQDGMIITTNSPSLRETRRDLVELLLDNHPKNCLTCERDGNCELQNLSYKLGVRERLFEGWRKEFKFDDSNVSVLRDAEKCILCKRCVRVCSEVQGVHNLSQMFRGVKTVVSPAFMAPMDESVCIKCGQCINVCPTAAFIERDETDKVWEAINDPSKFVVVQTAPAIRSAIGEGWDMPYSTSWTGKTVAALRRLGFDAVFDTDFTADLTIIEESHELMERLKSGENLPMITSCSPGWINFVEHFYPELLPNVSSCKSPMQMLSTLAKTYYAEKTHRDPKDIYVVAVMPCVAKKFEATRPEHFSPNGYPYTDAVITTRELIWMIKAYGIDFVKLHEDEFDVPLGTSSGAGDIFGATGGVMEAALRTAYEKITGESIENLTFTEVRAVEGLREATIDIKGTLVNVAVANGLNNAKIILEKVKSGEKQFHLIEIMACPGGCVNGGGQPIPHVNKFIYPLDKDLVKKRQQALYSIDEAKTLRKSHENPAILELYKEFLEAPGSHIAHELLHTTYSEKSPKGIK
- the ispF gene encoding 2-C-methyl-D-erythritol 2,4-cyclodiphosphate synthase, which produces MKVGFGYDVHKLAPNESFILGGIPIESEIGTVAHSDGDVLAHAIIDAILGAAGLGDIGDHFPDTDTKYKDCDSMELLAKCVELIRTKNYAIGNIDATINLEKPKLYLYKEAMKNSVAKVCEIEPANINIKATTNEKMGFVGRNEGIAVYCVCLIIERS
- a CDS encoding ATP-binding protein, with the protein product MKMYYFIIFLLLSANSVYSNDRIYPFKLEIGEFYQSSELISNANGDSTSVTFQIKSDFAEADEMISVLKSADKSESQSITLQNRRIMNKKLLDEHLFMLTISDFQFSLVIMNSNLEFNIYPIFDLREGIQSQFNTEILGKIDDDLLFVFAGRLYRFNLGLNSLSKIESESEFTQSFILSPNVQNIEIVGVVKERNSADALYITGTEILQSRNKFVSFDENLVLNNNHHLYFISSEHNSNQTFIQSVALESFAALSAFWVNTSMRLLNFNFDEENLQVTYVTNQSDKYEFVISTINTNNNLTEISRIELPSYMLFPRALLKSLDSYVVLFANGIVMIDSYGKIISVATFNIKFPENEELQLYDYGNHFIISSNSLSVAFNIKENNLWLFNRVVEGVKEYLVAFLFILTLIIFVQLYRHQRRLFREMIDLPGIGFMIFIDKNGKLVLYNAMARDILGITKATPKKKYFEFYFKNESYKEISSLLNSSFESRSNLTERINIEIGADSREWMCKTIILRNIAGRFRGVFFTGVDITEQLQRKRISNWAQIAHDMQTNLSTIKLNAEQIECDDFPDMVKKKTRILHQVKLLIHRVRDIVTVGRSDKVDYSKHDINVICNEVLSEFDDTMFPNVTIENHTPSIMFYCDKAKIIRAIRNAIENSIKATDSRNGLIQINAIRINANVEISIKDNGKGMTPETLAKMMIPYFTTGRKTGGSGIGTMIMQHVVELHGGKLEINSEIGVGTECKFIFPIIPPKTLLKLNERTD
- the nuoE gene encoding NADH-quinone oxidoreductase subunit NuoE, translating into MCTNKKYTLSDEIVDYINECLVKEHPESYLIAILHKVQGIYGFLSEIHLDEVAHLLQVPTANVYGVATFYHYFRLKPRGQFAISVCMGTACFVKGADSVLTSFKSELGIDMGETTSDGLFSLEGTRCIGVCALAPVVTINDRVYSNVVSQQVSQILNEIKAAERV